TTATATAATGTTTTTAAAAAGCAAAATAAAGTGGAAAGTATTTTTGCTTTGGAAGGGAAAGTTACGGAAGAAATAAGTAAATTGAAAGCACTCTTTATAGAAACAAAAGCCCTTTTGGAAAAAATAAAAGAGAAAGACGATAAAAATCTTCAAAATATAACTGCTATTTTCGAAAAAATAGAAAACAAATTGGAGGAATTGTCAAAGAATAAAGAAGGGTATATAGAATATCTTAAATACTATACACCTGACAGTTATTTTTTAGATAAAAAACGCTAAAAGAAGCGGCAAATCGCCGCTTCTTTAAATTTTAAATTTATTTATTGTACTCATCAAGGTATTTGCAATATTGCTCAAATCTTGTGCAGATTTTGATATT
This genomic window from Thermoanaerobacter uzonensis DSM 18761 contains:
- the flgN gene encoding flagellar export chaperone FlgN yields the protein MQRVDEMHNNVEKLTQIVQDKIQRLKELYEVTEKIGIAIASNNLEELKNLLITKQKIIEEIDKLDADFIPLYNVFKKQNKVESIFALEGKVTEEISKLKALFIETKALLEKIKEKDDKNLQNITAIFEKIENKLEELSKNKEGYIEYLKYYTPDSYFLDKKR